The proteins below are encoded in one region of Oncorhynchus nerka isolate Pitt River linkage group LG15, Oner_Uvic_2.0, whole genome shotgun sequence:
- the LOC115143169 gene encoding activin receptor type-1B-like, whose translation MQCNGNIAIMAKNLIVLIILVLVCIFGTYDALWCNCTTAQCEKTGSQCETDGACMASTSFINGLEQHIRICITRDKLVPPGQPFYCLSAEGLLYTHCCYTNYCNSLDLKVTSVTSRPGLGGVFGPDGKWGPVELVAVVAGPVCLLCVLLIMGVFLFQYHQQAYSHRQRLEVEDPSCDHLYMAKDKTLQDLIYDMSTSGSGSGLPLFVQRTVARTIVLQEIIGKGRFGEVWRGRWRGGDVAVKIFSSREERSWFREAEIYQTIMLRHENILGFIAADNKDNGTWTQLWLVSDYHEYGSLFDYLNRYSITIEGMIKLALSAASGLAHLHMEILGTQGKPGIAHRDLKSKNILVKKNSTCAIADLGLAVRHESTTDTIDIAPNQRVGTKRYMAPEVLDESINMRHFDSFKCADIYALGLVYWEIARRCNAGGIHEEYQLPYFDLVPSDPSIEEMRKLVCDQKLRPNVPNWWQSYETLRVMGKIMRECWYANGAARLTALRIKKTLSQLSVQEDIKV comes from the exons cttTGTGGTGTAACTGCACCACAGCCCAGTGTGAGAAGACTGGCTCCCAGTGTGAGACAGACGGGGCCTGCATGGCCTCCACGTCCTTCATCAATGGGCTGGAGCAGCACATCCGTATCTGCATCACCCGGGACAAGCTGGTACCCCCGGGCCAGCCCTTCTACTGCCTGAGCGCTGAGGGCCTCCTctacacacactgctgctacactaaCTACTGCAACAGCCTCGACCTCAAAGTAACCTCTG tgACGTCTCGGCCGGGCCTGGGGGGTGTTTTTGGCCCTGATGGTAAATGGGGTCCAGTGGAGCTGGTAGCAGTGGTCGCAGGGCCCGTCTGCCTGCTGTGTGTGCTGCTAATCATGGGTGTGTTCCTGTTCCAGTACCACCAGCAAGCCTACAGCCACAGGCAGAGGCTGGAGGTGGAGGACCCCTCCTGTGACCATCTCTACATGGCCAAGGACAAGACCCTGCAGGACCTCATTTACGACATGTCCACCTCTGGATCAGGCTCCG GCCTCCCTCTGTTTGTCCAGCGAACAGTGGCCAGGACCATCGTGCTGCAGGAGATTATAGGAAAAGGGCGTTTCGGGGAAGTGTGGCGCGgccgctggagaggaggagacgtGGCGGTGAAGATCTTTTCGTCCAGAGAGGAACGCTCCTGGTTCCGCGAGGCTGAGATCTACCAGACCATTATGCTGCGCCACGAAAACATCCTGGGATTCATCGCCGCCGACAACAAAG ATAATGGCACATGGACCCAGCTGTGGCTGGTGTCAGACTACCACGAGTATGGCTCTCTGTTTGACTACCTGAACCGTTACTCCATCACCATCGAGGGAATGATCAAACTGGCACTGTCTGCTGCCAGCGGCCTGGCACACCTGCACATGGAGATCCTGGGCACACAGG GTAAGCCTGGTATTGCCCACCGGGACCTCAAGTCTAAGAACATCCTGGTGAAGAAAAACAGTACCTGTGCCATTGCTGACCTGGGGCTGGCCGTGCGCCATGAGTCCACCACCGACACCATAGACATCGCCCCCAACCAGAGAGTGGGCACAAAgag GTACATGGCCCCTGAGGTTCTGGATGAGAGCATCAACATGAGGCATTTTGATTCGTTTAAGTGTGCAGACATCTACGCTCTGGGCCTGGTTTACTGGGAGATCGCACGCCGCTGCAACGCTGGAG GTATCCATGAGGAGTACCAGCTACCGTACTTTGACCTGGTGCCCTCTGACCCCTccatagaggagatgaggaagctGGTGTGTGACCAGAAGCTACGGCCCAACGTGCCCAACTGGTGGCAGAGCTACGAG ACCCTGCGTGTGATGGGGAAGATCATGAGGGAGTGTTGGTACGCCAACGGAGCCGCCCGCCTCACCGCCCTGCGCATCAAGAAGACCCTGTCCCAGCTGAGTGTCCAGGAGGACATCAAAGTCTGA